Proteins from one Streptomyces genisteinicus genomic window:
- a CDS encoding LacI family DNA-binding transcriptional regulator has protein sequence MAKVTRDDVARLAGTSTAVVSYVINNGPRPVAPATRERVLAAIKELGYRPDRVAQAMASRRTDLIGMIVPDARQPFFAEMAHAVEQAAAERGKMVLVGNSDYRDEREVHYLRAFLGMRVSGLILVSQGPSERAAAEIEAWDARVVLLHERPEAIDDVAVVTDDVGGAQLATRHLLEHGHEYVACLGGVENTPEVGDPVADHVEGWRRAMQESGRSTEGRLFQAPYNRYDAYQVALKLLAGPDRPPAIFCSTDDQAFGVLRAARELRIDVPGELAVAGFDDVKEAALTDPPLTTISSDRPAMARAAVDLVLDDGLRVAGSRRERVKQFPSGLVIRRSCGCGEA, from the coding sequence GTGGCCAAGGTGACGCGGGACGATGTGGCGCGACTGGCGGGTACTTCGACCGCCGTCGTCAGCTACGTCATCAACAACGGACCCCGGCCGGTCGCCCCGGCCACGCGCGAGCGGGTACTCGCCGCCATCAAGGAGCTGGGGTACCGGCCCGACCGGGTCGCCCAGGCGATGGCCTCGCGGCGGACCGACCTCATAGGCATGATCGTTCCGGACGCCCGGCAGCCGTTCTTCGCGGAAATGGCGCACGCCGTCGAACAGGCGGCCGCCGAGCGCGGGAAAATGGTGCTCGTCGGGAACTCCGACTACCGCGACGAACGCGAGGTCCACTATCTGCGGGCCTTCCTCGGGATGCGGGTGTCCGGTCTGATCCTGGTCAGCCAGGGTCCGAGCGAGCGCGCCGCCGCCGAGATCGAGGCGTGGGACGCGCGGGTCGTGCTGCTGCACGAGCGGCCCGAGGCGATCGACGACGTCGCCGTCGTCACCGACGACGTCGGCGGCGCCCAGCTCGCCACCCGGCACCTGCTGGAGCACGGCCACGAGTACGTCGCCTGTCTGGGCGGCGTGGAGAACACCCCGGAGGTCGGCGACCCGGTCGCGGACCACGTCGAGGGGTGGCGCCGTGCGATGCAGGAGTCCGGGCGCTCCACGGAGGGGCGCCTCTTCCAGGCCCCGTACAACCGCTACGACGCGTACCAGGTCGCCCTGAAGCTGCTCGCGGGCCCCGACCGGCCGCCGGCGATCTTCTGCTCCACGGACGACCAGGCCTTCGGTGTGCTGCGCGCCGCACGCGAACTGCGCATCGACGTCCCCGGCGAGCTGGCGGTCGCCGGCTTCGACGACGTCAAGGAGGCGGCGCTGACCGACCCGCCGCTGACGACGATCTCCTCGGACCGCCCGGCGATGGCGCGCGCCGCGGTCGACCTGGTCCTCGACGACGGCCTGCGGGTGGCGGGGTCGCGCCGCGAGCGCGTCAAGCAGTTCCCGTCCGGCCTGGTGATCCGCCGCTCCTGCGGCTGCGGCGAGGCGTAG